One region of Juglans regia cultivar Chandler chromosome 4, Walnut 2.0, whole genome shotgun sequence genomic DNA includes:
- the LOC108981088 gene encoding calcium-binding protein KRP1-like, with protein sequence MASRSGVVFEDFFPAMVEKLGAEGFMKELCNGFRLLTDGDKGKITFESLKKNAALLGLQGMSDEEVMCMLREGDLDGDGALNEMEFCTLMFRLSPELMESSKELLEEAIVSEY encoded by the coding sequence ATGGCGTCACGCAGTGGGGTTGTTTTCGAAGACTTCTTTCCCGCCATGGTCGAGAAGTTGGGTGCTGAAGGATTCATGAAGGAGTTGTGCAATGGGTTTCGCTTGTTGACGGATGGAGACAAGGGTAAGATCACGTTCGAGAGCTTGAAGAAGAACGCGGCTTTGCTGGGATTGCAAGGTATGAGTGATGAGGAGGTAATGTGCATGCTTAGAGAAGGAGATTTGGATGGGGATGGAGCTTTGAATGAGATGGAGTTTTGTACTCTGATGTTTAGGTTGAGCCCTGAGTTGATGGAAAGTTCAAAAGAATTGTTGGAGGAAGCCATTGTTAGTGAATATTAG